One stretch of Candidatus Bathyarchaeia archaeon DNA includes these proteins:
- a CDS encoding HNH endonuclease — translation MKLSAELVPSTVWYSSLYRLLPSDVWNRLRDQIIKENGRKCQICGETTGTMNLHERWSYNDTTHIQKLEGFILLCRMCHHIKHIGLAGILANEGKLDYTKVVKHFCSVNSCSEKEFTKHVNEAFSTWSKRSQHQWRQDFGEYTKYLQI, via the coding sequence ATGAAGTTAAGCGCTGAATTAGTGCCTTCAACCGTTTGGTACTCCTCACTCTACAGGCTCCTACCCTCGGATGTGTGGAACCGCCTAAGAGACCAAATAATAAAAGAGAACGGCAGAAAATGCCAAATCTGCGGAGAAACCACAGGAACCATGAACTTACACGAAAGATGGAGCTACAACGACACCACCCACATACAAAAACTTGAGGGCTTCATACTACTTTGCAGAATGTGCCACCACATAAAACACATAGGCTTAGCAGGCATACTCGCCAATGAGGGAAAGCTCGACTACACCAAAGTAGTCAAACACTTCTGCTCCGTAAACAGCTGCTCAGAAAAAGAATTCACCAAACACGTAAACGAGGCATTCTCAACTTGGAGCAAACGCTCCCAGCACCAATGGCGCCAAGACTTTGGAGAGTACACAAAATACCTCCAAATATGA
- a CDS encoding winged helix-turn-helix domain-containing protein, whose amino-acid sequence MSPLEELFESNAVVKILDFLTLYKDFEYTRTEIARETGISRRTLYQVFPTLEKFDLVTVSKAVGNSKLYKLNTENSICEVLVALGDEIAFFKAEKATGMSLTRKEECQTGNFSEAVIKIITVKGNTADVKRMVEGIGANMNTSFPITDITKNAPESMEVQIMNEKGRSLPK is encoded by the coding sequence ATGTCACCCTTAGAGGAGTTATTTGAAAGTAACGCAGTTGTAAAAATCCTAGATTTCTTGACGCTTTACAAAGACTTTGAGTACACTCGAACGGAAATCGCTAGAGAAACAGGCATTAGCAGAAGAACGCTCTATCAAGTCTTTCCAACATTAGAAAAATTCGATTTGGTAACAGTTAGCAAAGCTGTTGGGAACTCAAAACTATACAAACTAAACACTGAAAATTCAATATGCGAAGTACTAGTGGCTTTAGGAGATGAAATAGCATTTTTCAAAGCTGAAAAAGCAACTGGAATGTCATTAACAAGGAAAGAAGAATGCCAAACAGGTAACTTCAGTGAAGCTGTAATAAAAATAATTACCGTGAAAGGTAACACAGCCGACGTTAAGAGAATGGTTGAAGGTATAGGGGCAAATATGAACACATCATTTCCAATTACAGACATAACAAAGAATGCTCCAGAATCAATGGAAGTGCAAATTATGAACGAAAAAGGAAGGTCACTGCCAAAATGA
- a CDS encoding tyrosine-type recombinase/integrase — protein sequence MDLAQEIKLARRKQKHTPTENEVKATPKIQKLLEQVRNDGRTAGTVSNYRKTFNRLLQAGADLFDPENTKAVLANLSNKPRAKKNMVAMLSVWYDFNGIGWRPPKYTGDSGIPFLATESQLDTLIAAVGKKTAAYLQLLKETGARPGEISDITWESINFQARTIRIAAEKGSNSRILPISLKAIEMLSNIPQGEGKLFCKADSMRTTLFYQRRRIAKRLAAPELKQISFKTFRHWKGTTEQHRTKDPWHVKLILGHKSITSTETYIHYEQMIYQSEANDQFITKVALNVEEACKLIDVGFEYVTGEYNDGGKIFRKRK from the coding sequence TTGGACTTAGCGCAAGAAATCAAGCTTGCGCGGAGAAAACAGAAACATACACCAACAGAGAACGAAGTTAAAGCAACCCCTAAAATCCAAAAGCTCCTCGAACAAGTAAGGAATGATGGACGGACTGCTGGAACAGTAAGTAACTATCGCAAGACCTTCAATCGTTTACTACAAGCAGGGGCAGACCTGTTTGACCCAGAAAATACAAAAGCCGTCTTAGCTAACCTGTCAAATAAGCCAAGAGCAAAGAAAAACATGGTTGCCATGCTGTCAGTTTGGTATGACTTTAATGGCATAGGCTGGCGACCGCCAAAGTACACTGGAGATAGCGGAATACCCTTTTTAGCAACTGAGAGTCAACTGGATACGCTTATTGCAGCCGTTGGCAAAAAAACCGCAGCATATCTACAGCTACTAAAGGAAACGGGTGCTAGACCTGGCGAAATATCGGACATAACTTGGGAAAGCATTAACTTTCAAGCGCGAACAATTCGTATAGCCGCTGAAAAAGGAAGCAACAGTCGAATTTTGCCAATATCCCTCAAAGCCATTGAAATGTTGAGCAATATCCCACAAGGCGAAGGCAAGCTTTTTTGTAAAGCCGATTCTATGCGTACAACCTTGTTCTATCAACGCCGACGAATAGCAAAGCGATTGGCAGCCCCAGAGCTTAAGCAAATTAGCTTCAAAACATTTAGACATTGGAAAGGCACTACAGAGCAGCATCGGACAAAAGACCCGTGGCACGTAAAGCTAATTTTAGGACACAAGTCGATTACAAGCACTGAAACATACATACATTATGAGCAGATGATTTATCAAAGCGAGGCAAACGACCAATTCATAACAAAAGTAGCGCTTAACGTTGAAGAAGCTTGCAAATTAATTGATGTTGGCTTTGAGTATGTCACAGGCGAATATAATGACGGTGGAAAAATCTTCCGAAAGCGAAAGTAA
- a CDS encoding TIGR04084 family radical SAM/SPASM domain-containing protein, protein MSSTAGMFIHVILTTDCNLQCRYCFGETLDDFDEDFGDFELDYSLPKKVNYDIEYLSQFCRKDPDCTVTFYGGEPLLNRDALKQIMDQVPAKNFMIQTNGQLLNQLEPDYVNRLHTILVSVDGDEKLTDYYRGQGTFRKAIDNIKLVQSNGFSGELIARVTVMEQTDIYKQIMWLLDNEEFSFSSIHWQLNAGFWGNDYARRDFRQWSQESYSPGVDKLAKFWVDLMEQKGIVLRLYPLLGVAHSVLFDKQPSLMRCGAGWINYAIQTDGYIIPCPTMWGMKKYYLGHISESDPNTLDRVLVKDPPCINCDTLEVCGGRCLYANITQRWNDQAYGEVCYTVKRLIAAVKSEVPRIMRLIEEKKIALSDFEYLKYNGCEIIP, encoded by the coding sequence GTGTCTTCAACTGCAGGCATGTTCATCCATGTAATCCTGACCACGGATTGTAACCTGCAGTGCCGCTACTGTTTTGGCGAAACTTTGGATGACTTCGATGAGGACTTTGGCGACTTCGAACTGGACTATTCGTTGCCCAAAAAAGTCAACTACGACATAGAGTACCTTAGCCAATTTTGCAGAAAAGACCCTGACTGCACGGTGACTTTTTATGGCGGCGAGCCCCTGCTGAACAGGGACGCACTTAAGCAGATCATGGACCAAGTTCCAGCGAAAAACTTTATGATTCAAACAAACGGGCAACTGCTAAACCAGTTGGAGCCAGATTACGTTAACCGCCTCCACACAATTCTAGTCTCAGTTGACGGGGACGAAAAACTCACCGACTACTACCGCGGTCAAGGCACCTTCCGAAAAGCCATCGACAACATCAAACTAGTTCAAAGCAACGGATTTAGCGGGGAACTCATCGCCCGCGTTACGGTTATGGAGCAAACCGACATTTACAAACAAATCATGTGGTTACTGGACAACGAGGAGTTTTCGTTTTCTAGCATACATTGGCAACTCAACGCGGGTTTTTGGGGCAACGACTACGCCCGACGAGATTTCAGGCAGTGGAGCCAAGAAAGCTACAGTCCAGGCGTGGATAAGCTGGCTAAGTTCTGGGTGGACCTCATGGAGCAAAAAGGAATCGTACTCCGCCTATACCCGCTGCTGGGGGTAGCCCACTCGGTTCTGTTTGATAAACAACCCAGCTTGATGCGTTGCGGCGCAGGATGGATTAACTACGCCATTCAAACCGACGGCTACATCATTCCCTGCCCAACCATGTGGGGCATGAAAAAATACTATTTAGGACACATCTCTGAGTCGGACCCTAATACGCTTGACCGCGTACTTGTAAAGGACCCCCCGTGCATAAACTGCGACACCTTAGAAGTTTGCGGAGGAAGATGTCTATACGCAAACATCACCCAACGCTGGAACGACCAAGCGTACGGGGAAGTCTGCTACACGGTCAAGAGATTAATTGCCGCCGTGAAGTCAGAGGTGCCCCGCATCATGCGGCTGATTGAGGAGAAAAAAATCGCCTTAAGCGACTTTGAATACCTCAAGTACAACGGCTGCGAAATAATCCCTTAG
- a CDS encoding MFS transporter, whose translation MGNTLGKKMFGVEPRTTLMSAFLVANPLIWYYAVIIFLERTINDLPFTNTDLTIFWGLHFFGIVVTAIVGATLYKKIEQKKLLTIWMLTGSLASLSLIASGTTSTTILCIIALTLGASLGFGMPMCMSCFTHIIPIESRGRVSGIVMFITGLGLFAFSITPISNLLLLGVTLGLWRLSSIFVLRRLNPPEKKDTEVTTYKSIITQQSFVLYFAPWVMFCLVNYLGSQVQVDIVGEATVAIMAIIQNAMLGIFAVVGGFLLDKIGRKRMAIAGFVMLGIDTASLGLIPATSVWINYTSAVIDGIAWGFLLVIFIVTIWGDLSNNVGTSKFYAMGVAPFFISKFLEFTIGENLSRNIVDGAGKSGLFSFLAFFLFLAVLPLVYAPETLPERVMKSRDLKSYAEKAMKKLQKENEKNQKKDFATKPESSIENEPDSESEENSDEYEQARKLAEKYY comes from the coding sequence ATGGGCAACACACTTGGGAAAAAAATGTTCGGGGTCGAACCAAGAACAACATTAATGAGTGCTTTTCTAGTCGCTAATCCCCTTATATGGTACTACGCGGTCATAATTTTTCTTGAGAGAACCATAAATGATTTACCGTTTACCAATACTGACTTAACGATATTTTGGGGTCTTCACTTTTTTGGAATAGTCGTTACAGCAATAGTAGGCGCAACACTTTACAAAAAAATTGAACAAAAAAAGCTTCTCACAATCTGGATGTTAACAGGAAGCCTCGCGTCATTATCACTGATTGCCAGCGGCACAACATCAACAACGATTCTATGCATAATTGCATTAACACTTGGCGCTTCCCTAGGGTTTGGAATGCCTATGTGTATGTCATGCTTTACACATATAATACCCATTGAAAGCAGAGGACGAGTAAGTGGCATTGTCATGTTCATAACGGGACTGGGACTATTTGCGTTCAGTATTACACCCATAAGCAACCTCCTACTCCTCGGCGTTACACTAGGATTGTGGCGCCTATCAAGCATTTTTGTCTTACGACGACTAAATCCACCAGAAAAAAAAGACACTGAAGTAACGACGTATAAGAGCATCATTACTCAACAATCTTTTGTTTTATATTTCGCACCTTGGGTTATGTTTTGTTTAGTAAACTATTTGGGCAGCCAAGTGCAAGTGGACATCGTTGGAGAAGCTACAGTCGCCATTATGGCCATAATTCAAAATGCTATGTTAGGTATATTCGCAGTTGTCGGAGGATTCCTTCTAGACAAAATAGGGCGAAAAAGAATGGCCATCGCAGGATTTGTGATGTTAGGAATTGACACTGCATCATTAGGATTAATTCCTGCAACAAGTGTGTGGATTAACTATACCAGCGCAGTCATCGACGGCATTGCATGGGGATTTCTTTTAGTAATTTTCATTGTCACAATATGGGGCGATTTGAGCAATAATGTAGGCACCAGCAAGTTCTACGCAATGGGTGTAGCACCATTCTTCATTTCCAAATTTCTTGAATTTACAATAGGCGAAAACCTATCAAGAAACATTGTTGACGGAGCAGGCAAAAGTGGGCTGTTCTCGTTTTTAGCATTTTTCCTATTTTTGGCAGTTCTGCCGTTAGTCTATGCACCCGAAACTTTGCCAGAGAGAGTCATGAAGTCGAGGGACCTCAAGAGCTACGCAGAGAAAGCCATGAAGAAATTGCAGAAAGAAAACGAAAAAAATCAGAAAAAAGATTTTGCCACCAAACCAGAGTCATCAATTGAAAATGAACCAGATTCAGAGTCTGAAGAAAACAGTGACGAATATGAACAAGCTCGGAAACTTGCAGAAAAATACTATTAA
- a CDS encoding polyprenyl synthetase family protein, with the protein MPTEEKLMHKVHALMRKRGEKALKLAQETVLQEKFDFAPLNEAMKYFMEEVWFDFLHPALLSLASEAVGGKPEDTAQVGAAFVLLAGGADVHDDIIDQSATKGGKPTVYGKFGRDITILTGDALLFDGLYLLHEAVGSLSEEKRRHILVTVKQAFRGISSAEAKETSFREKTEITGEEYLNIIRMKIAVAEATTKVGAILGGGTAEEVALLSSFGRRFGILNTVRDEIIDMFEAEELENRKEKECLPLPILFTFKDTEKKAKILRLLNNQITEEILEEILNLVLDSEETNKLTQEMHAIMAEGIKQLNNIGKCKQELTLLLQSTQEDI; encoded by the coding sequence ATGCCAACTGAAGAGAAACTTATGCACAAAGTCCACGCGCTTATGCGAAAACGAGGGGAAAAGGCGCTTAAACTTGCTCAAGAAACGGTTTTACAAGAAAAATTTGACTTCGCCCCACTCAATGAAGCAATGAAGTACTTCATGGAGGAAGTCTGGTTTGACTTTTTGCATCCTGCACTGCTTTCGTTGGCATCTGAGGCTGTTGGGGGAAAACCTGAAGATACAGCGCAGGTGGGTGCGGCGTTTGTGTTGCTTGCAGGAGGCGCAGACGTTCATGACGACATTATTGACCAGTCGGCGACTAAAGGAGGTAAACCGACGGTTTACGGAAAATTCGGCAGGGACATCACAATCCTTACGGGAGATGCTTTGCTGTTTGATGGCTTGTATTTGCTTCACGAAGCGGTAGGCTCGCTTTCAGAAGAAAAACGGCGACATATTCTTGTGACTGTTAAGCAAGCGTTTCGGGGAATAAGCAGCGCCGAGGCAAAGGAAACAAGTTTCAGGGAAAAAACAGAGATAACTGGAGAAGAATACCTTAACATTATAAGAATGAAGATAGCGGTGGCTGAGGCAACCACCAAGGTAGGGGCTATTTTGGGAGGAGGAACCGCAGAAGAGGTTGCTTTGCTAAGCAGTTTTGGTCGGAGGTTTGGGATACTGAATACAGTTAGAGACGAAATTATTGACATGTTTGAGGCCGAAGAATTGGAAAACAGAAAAGAAAAAGAATGCTTGCCACTGCCAATTCTTTTTACATTCAAAGATACGGAGAAAAAAGCAAAAATTTTGAGGTTACTTAATAATCAGATTACTGAGGAAATACTTGAAGAAATCTTAAATTTAGTTTTAGACTCTGAGGAAACAAATAAACTAACTCAAGAAATGCACGCAATAATGGCCGAGGGGATAAAGCAGTTAAATAACATCGGAAAATGTAAGCAAGAATTAACACTATTGCTACAAAGCACTCAAGAAGACATTTAA
- the leuS gene encoding leucine--tRNA ligase, with translation MSSHKQLEDKWRSRWDDAHLFEADPDPKKPKAFVTFPYPYMNGPLHVGHAFTASRVDAYARFRRMQGYNVLWPWGWHWTGQPLLGASQRVAKGDEAYIRVLREVDGVPEEELQKFVDPLYMAQYYTNEGRKIARRIGFSVDWRREFTTVWPTYQKFIEWQYANLSEKGYVTKGTHPVVWCPKDKSPTGDHDRQSGEGVTPEEYTLIKYKLDEQTFLPAATFRPETLFGVTNMWINPEADYAQAIVDGENWIISQQAAEKLKEQERTVEVKRVFKGKELIGKTFENPVTHKRFPILPGWFVDANVATGVVYSVPAHAPLDWLALRDLQQKPEVLADFGVDAQMVLAIKPISLVKVEGYGEFPAVEIVDELGVLNQQDPKAEEATKTLYKKEFHGGVLNGNCGVYAGKSVRDIKELLIHDFKEAGVADSMYDLPEQVVCRCMTPCLVKVLSDQWFLNYSDADWKAQAKAVVAQMRIYPEAAKPWFNTVIDWLKEWACARTTGFGTPLPWGKGWIIETLSDSTVYMAFYTVNKHIRQNNINPQALTREVFDYLFLGKGNPAELAKTSGITETLLQEMRKEFLYWYPLDLRNSAKELVPNHLSFCIFHHAALFPPEHWPRAMGVNGMLMIEGKQMHKSKGNFITMKGAVDKYGADATRCALLLGAEGMDDPDWRADNVKDIQGKFEGMLGFAGSILANAKDPQVGVLERWLKSRLQRRTAEATAGLEELKTRTALQAALFDTWNDIRYYIQRKGKADTLALKEAVEVWLRLLAPFAPYVCEELWSQTGKEGFISVAPWPKQDPTEVDVAAEEQENFIADIIEDTLNILRATKISPARVCFYTASLWKWQVYQKVLEKAVAGEAKINEVMKSLAADPALKPHMKDAASFVPKMIKALTKFSGERKRNLLKIGVVDEKEILQAATGFLRERFNAEVLVFAETDSERYDPKKRATMAMPNQPAIFIE, from the coding sequence ATGAGCTCTCACAAACAACTCGAGGACAAATGGCGCAGCCGCTGGGACGATGCCCACCTCTTTGAAGCTGACCCTGACCCCAAAAAACCCAAAGCCTTCGTCACATTCCCCTATCCCTACATGAACGGACCCCTTCATGTTGGACACGCCTTCACCGCCTCCCGCGTGGATGCCTACGCAAGGTTTCGCCGCATGCAAGGCTACAACGTGCTTTGGCCGTGGGGCTGGCACTGGACTGGACAACCCTTGCTGGGGGCAAGTCAACGGGTTGCAAAAGGCGACGAAGCATACATTCGGGTATTGCGGGAAGTTGACGGGGTCCCCGAGGAAGAGCTCCAAAAATTCGTTGACCCCTTGTACATGGCGCAGTACTACACTAACGAAGGGCGCAAAATCGCCCGGCGCATAGGGTTCTCGGTGGATTGGCGCCGGGAGTTCACGACGGTTTGGCCCACTTACCAGAAGTTCATTGAGTGGCAGTACGCTAACCTGTCTGAGAAAGGCTACGTAACCAAAGGAACACACCCCGTGGTTTGGTGCCCAAAAGACAAAAGCCCCACAGGCGACCACGACCGCCAAAGCGGCGAAGGCGTCACCCCCGAAGAGTACACCTTAATCAAATACAAGCTGGACGAGCAAACCTTCTTGCCCGCCGCAACTTTCCGCCCCGAAACCCTCTTTGGCGTAACCAACATGTGGATTAACCCCGAAGCCGACTACGCCCAAGCCATCGTGGACGGAGAAAACTGGATAATCAGTCAACAAGCCGCTGAAAAACTCAAAGAACAAGAACGCACCGTCGAGGTCAAACGGGTTTTCAAAGGTAAAGAACTCATCGGCAAAACCTTCGAAAACCCAGTTACACATAAACGCTTCCCGATTTTGCCAGGCTGGTTTGTAGACGCAAACGTTGCGACGGGTGTGGTTTACAGTGTGCCTGCTCATGCACCGCTGGACTGGCTGGCGCTGCGGGACTTGCAGCAGAAACCCGAGGTTTTGGCGGATTTTGGTGTGGATGCGCAGATGGTGCTGGCGATTAAGCCGATTTCTCTTGTTAAAGTTGAGGGGTACGGTGAGTTTCCCGCAGTGGAAATTGTGGATGAATTGGGGGTTTTGAACCAGCAGGATCCTAAAGCTGAAGAAGCAACCAAAACGCTCTACAAAAAAGAGTTCCACGGCGGTGTCCTCAACGGCAACTGTGGCGTTTATGCGGGTAAGTCTGTGCGGGACATCAAAGAACTGCTCATTCACGACTTCAAAGAGGCAGGGGTGGCGGATAGCATGTATGATTTGCCTGAGCAGGTGGTTTGCCGCTGCATGACACCATGCTTGGTTAAGGTGCTTAGTGACCAGTGGTTCCTCAACTACTCCGACGCGGACTGGAAGGCTCAAGCAAAAGCGGTGGTGGCGCAGATGCGGATTTACCCTGAAGCCGCCAAACCCTGGTTCAACACCGTAATCGACTGGCTTAAAGAGTGGGCGTGTGCGCGGACAACGGGTTTTGGAACGCCGTTGCCGTGGGGGAAAGGCTGGATTATTGAAACCCTCAGCGACAGCACAGTTTACATGGCTTTCTACACCGTAAACAAGCACATACGCCAAAACAACATCAACCCTCAAGCTTTAACCCGCGAAGTCTTTGACTACCTCTTTCTGGGTAAAGGCAACCCTGCTGAACTGGCAAAAACCAGCGGCATAACCGAAACGTTGCTGCAGGAGATGCGCAAAGAATTTCTCTACTGGTACCCGCTGGACCTGCGAAACAGCGCCAAAGAGCTGGTGCCCAACCATCTGAGTTTTTGCATTTTCCACCATGCCGCCTTGTTCCCGCCTGAACACTGGCCCCGCGCAATGGGCGTAAATGGTATGCTCATGATTGAAGGCAAACAGATGCACAAATCCAAAGGCAACTTCATCACCATGAAAGGCGCAGTCGACAAGTACGGCGCCGACGCCACCCGCTGTGCACTGCTTCTTGGCGCAGAGGGCATGGATGACCCCGACTGGCGCGCCGACAACGTCAAAGACATCCAAGGCAAATTTGAAGGCATGCTGGGCTTTGCGGGCAGCATATTGGCGAACGCTAAAGACCCCCAAGTTGGCGTGTTGGAACGTTGGCTAAAAAGCCGGCTGCAGCGGCGCACTGCGGAGGCGACGGCTGGATTGGAAGAGTTGAAGACTCGGACGGCTTTGCAGGCGGCGCTGTTTGACACTTGGAACGACATCCGCTACTACATTCAGCGGAAAGGCAAGGCTGACACGTTGGCGCTTAAGGAAGCTGTGGAGGTTTGGCTGCGGCTGCTGGCGCCCTTTGCACCCTACGTTTGTGAGGAGCTTTGGAGCCAAACCGGCAAAGAAGGCTTCATCAGCGTAGCCCCCTGGCCTAAACAGGACCCAACTGAAGTGGACGTCGCAGCGGAGGAGCAAGAAAACTTTATCGCCGACATAATCGAGGACACCCTCAACATCCTGCGCGCAACCAAAATCTCACCCGCCCGCGTCTGCTTCTACACCGCGTCCCTCTGGAAGTGGCAAGTGTACCAGAAGGTTTTGGAGAAAGCGGTGGCTGGCGAGGCTAAAATAAATGAAGTCATGAAATCGCTTGCCGCTGACCCTGCTTTGAAGCCGCATATGAAGGATGCCGCCAGCTTCGTTCCCAAAATGATAAAGGCGTTGACCAAGTTTTCTGGCGAACGGAAACGCAACCTGTTAAAAATTGGCGTTGTGGATGAGAAGGAAATCTTGCAGGCAGCGACGGGTTTCCTTAGGGAGCGGTTTAACGCTGAGGTTTTGGTGTTTGCCGAAACCGATTCCGAACGCTACGACCCTAAAAAGCGGGCGACCATGGCTATGCCTAATCAGCCTGCAATTTTCATTGAGTAG
- a CDS encoding ABC transporter permease, with protein sequence MLRGFKTIFIKELKELIRDPKILVGMIVLPLVMLPVLGLVLGYAQETAQEQAQKSAELLLIVDNDNGYWSRQLIGNMSQYTNVAVINNTSPQQVLDEGLLARYNRTEFILIPQNFSAAVDEHFATNRSLTATVGIYSIFQEGGIFSNVGAGGVSQLTHSFNRIVAPDVLQTEQSTIIRGQIEQGVDPTQLSSILYLQSIVLPVTIMILLTYAMQIAATSVAQEKEEKTLETLLTVPVDRFAILMGKLSSTILVAGAAAVAVLVGYNFMFSSMTSAIQAGTAIDLVELGLVPSPLGYSLLGISLFVTLLSALALAVIMSAFSEDARGAQALVGYIYPLIFIPSLALVYVDINTLPAAIKTVFYAIPFSHPIIASKAVVLGDYATVAFGILYVGIFTLVIMYVASRLFATEKILTAKFRLGKNKHKVEPQE encoded by the coding sequence ATGCTTAGAGGCTTCAAAACCATCTTCATCAAAGAACTCAAAGAGCTCATACGGGACCCCAAAATCTTGGTCGGCATGATTGTTTTGCCCCTTGTCATGTTGCCCGTGCTTGGCTTGGTATTGGGTTACGCGCAGGAAACAGCCCAAGAGCAAGCCCAAAAATCTGCCGAGTTGCTGCTGATTGTAGACAACGACAACGGCTACTGGAGCAGGCAACTCATCGGCAACATGAGCCAGTACACAAACGTGGCAGTCATTAACAACACTTCGCCCCAGCAGGTGCTGGATGAGGGTCTGCTGGCGAGGTATAACCGCACCGAATTCATACTGATTCCCCAAAACTTCTCCGCCGCCGTTGATGAACACTTCGCCACCAACAGAAGCTTAACCGCAACAGTAGGAATATACAGTATCTTTCAGGAAGGCGGCATATTCAGCAACGTCGGCGCAGGCGGCGTTTCCCAGCTAACTCACAGCTTTAACCGCATCGTCGCCCCCGACGTGCTCCAAACCGAGCAGTCCACGATAATCCGAGGACAAATCGAGCAGGGCGTAGACCCCACCCAGCTTTCTTCCATACTTTACCTGCAGTCCATCGTGCTGCCCGTCACCATTATGATTCTGCTTACGTACGCCATGCAAATCGCCGCCACCAGCGTGGCTCAGGAGAAAGAGGAAAAAACCCTAGAAACCCTTCTCACTGTCCCAGTGGACCGCTTTGCCATACTTATGGGTAAACTCAGCAGCACCATCCTTGTCGCTGGCGCAGCTGCCGTAGCAGTCTTGGTGGGCTACAACTTTATGTTCAGCTCAATGACAAGCGCCATCCAAGCAGGAACAGCCATTGACTTAGTAGAGTTGGGGCTTGTTCCTTCCCCCTTAGGCTACTCCCTTCTGGGTATATCATTGTTTGTGACGCTGCTTTCTGCGTTGGCGTTGGCAGTGATTATGTCAGCGTTCTCGGAGGATGCCCGCGGCGCCCAAGCCTTGGTAGGCTACATCTACCCCCTAATATTCATTCCATCACTTGCCCTCGTCTACGTCGACATAAACACACTCCCAGCAGCCATCAAAACAGTGTTTTACGCAATACCCTTCAGCCATCCCATCATCGCATCCAAAGCCGTAGTACTGGGAGACTACGCAACAGTAGCGTTTGGCATACTCTATGTAGGCATCTTCACCTTAGTCATCATGTACGTGGCATCAAGGCTGTTTGCCACCGAAAAAATCTTAACCGCCAAATTCAGGCTGGGCAAAAACAAACACAAAGTAGAGCCCCAAGAATAA
- a CDS encoding ABC transporter ATP-binding protein, which yields MGPNGAGKTTTLRIISTLIVPTGGSVTVFGFDVVSQPDKVRRILSYLPEESGAYRNLSGYEYLEFMAKFSGSDTKEALQEAKQISGLGDRLNDKAKTYSKGMKRRLLLARALMTKPRLSILDEPASGWDVLHAYHIRKIIKDYVKQHGVTVLLSSHNMLEVEYLCDRVALVNKGRIVLEGEPAELKAQYSSENLEEVFAKVIGYA from the coding sequence ATTGGACCCAACGGCGCGGGCAAAACCACCACACTGCGTATAATCAGCACGCTTATTGTTCCAACGGGTGGTTCGGTGACGGTTTTTGGGTTTGATGTTGTCAGTCAACCTGACAAAGTCCGCCGCATCCTCAGTTACCTGCCTGAAGAATCAGGCGCCTACCGCAATCTAAGCGGCTATGAATATCTTGAGTTTATGGCTAAATTCAGCGGCTCAGACACTAAAGAAGCCCTACAGGAAGCCAAACAAATCAGCGGCTTAGGCGACCGCTTAAACGACAAAGCCAAAACCTACAGCAAAGGCATGAAACGCAGACTGCTGCTGGCACGCGCCCTTATGACCAAACCCAGGCTGTCAATACTAGATGAGCCCGCAAGCGGCTGGGATGTTCTCCACGCCTACCACATCCGCAAAATAATCAAAGACTACGTTAAGCAGCACGGCGTCACGGTGTTGCTTAGCAGCCACAACATGCTGGAAGTGGAATACCTCTGCGACCGTGTTGCTCTTGTGAACAAGGGCAGAATCGTTTTGGAAGGCGAACCAGCCGAGTTAAAGGCGCAGTATAGTAGCGAGAATCTGGAAGAAGTTTTCGCCAAGGTGATAGGCTATGCTTAG